From the genome of Paracidovorax avenae:
GATGCCTGCCACGCCCAGGGCCGCCACCAGCCCCAGCGTGCCGGCGCGGCGCTTGCGGTGTCCGCCGGCCACTGCCGTGCCCTGCGAGGGCGCGAAGAGGTTGCCGTCGCTTTCCGGCTCCGGGTGTGCCCGGGCGAGGCCCCAGTCGGACAGGCAGCGCATCCAGCGCGCCACGGTGTCCGGCGCCACCGCGTGCGCCATCCGGCCGGGCAGCGCCCCGAGGCCCATCCAGGTCACGGAACGGGGGCGCAGGGCCCTCGACAGTCCCACCACGGTGTCGGCCACCCGGTGCGGATCGACCATCGGCAGCGGCGGCCGGATGCGCCGGCCCGTGTAGTTGGCACCATGCGAGAGACCGGGCGAATCGACGAAGGTCGGCGCCACGTCGCAGACATGCACGTGCGGCAGGTCGGACACCTCGGCGCGCAGGCTTTCGGACAGGCCCCGCAGGCCGAACTTGCTGGCGGTATAGGCCGCCGCGTAGGGCGCCGGCACCCAGCCGCCCAGGGAGATGAGGTTGATGAGCCGGCCCGCGCCGCGCTCCCGGAAATGCGGCAGCACCGCGTGCGCGCCGTGCAGGTGCCCCAGCAGGTTGGCCTCCAGCACCCGGCGGTGGGCCTCCACGGGCACCTCGTCGAACCGGCCGATCGCGCCCACGCCCACGCCGTTCACCCAGACGTCGATGCGCCCGAAGTGCCGCAGCGCCTTCTGCGCGAGCACGCGCACCGCGGAGGCATCGGTCACGTCGGTGGGCACGCCGATGGCATGGCCGCCGGCCTTGCGGCAGGCCAGCGCCACGGGGGCCAGGGTATCGGGGTTGCGCGATGCCAGCACCAGGCAGGCCCCGCGGCGCGCGAAGGCCAGCGCGGTGGCATGGCCGATGCCGCTGGAGGCACCGGTGATCACTACCACCGGATGTTCGGGCACGTGTGCAGCATCGGCCCGGGCCTGCGTGTCCGCGTCGGCCGTCTCGGGATCGGAGGAAGAGGGATCTTCGCGCAGGG
Proteins encoded in this window:
- a CDS encoding SDR family oxidoreductase, with protein sequence MPLSDDPDRALREDPSSSDPETADADTQARADAAHVPEHPVVVITGASSGIGHATALAFARRGACLVLASRNPDTLAPVALACRKAGGHAIGVPTDVTDASAVRVLAQKALRHFGRIDVWVNGVGVGAIGRFDEVPVEAHRRVLEANLLGHLHGAHAVLPHFRERGAGRLINLISLGGWVPAPYAAAYTASKFGLRGLSESLRAEVSDLPHVHVCDVAPTFVDSPGLSHGANYTGRRIRPPLPMVDPHRVADTVVGLSRALRPRSVTWMGLGALPGRMAHAVAPDTVARWMRCLSDWGLARAHPEPESDGNLFAPSQGTAVAGGHRKRRAGTLGLVAALGVAGIAYGWWAGRQRR